The DNA sequence CCAATTTGCTTTGAACGAAATTTGATCTATTTGGAGGACTATATTGATTGATTCCCTGGTTTAAACTCAAAGCAAAATcaaatctttatttaatttactattttatataattaacttataatttaaagtgatataaaccataaaataattaataaaaatagcaaaaaataaaATGACTCTTGTTTTGGATCGTGAATGGGCTCATGATAGAGATTGGATGGAAagatcataggcccatttggaaatatttgtggTTTTGAGCTTTTTTTTTCTATACATGCCCTTGAATTTAagtgaacttgtacaccttgcCATCTCCTCATACTTCAATATTTTTCCGAGTTCATGGACTTTTTTTaaaaaccttagagagtcctctaaccagtgtctttggtctcatataaaaattattttccatgctccttgtgtgtccttttgaaaaaaaatgactttttgttgacctttaagaaggacctataatgtattggtccatatctctcaaatggagcatttttagacttggcatgtgagagacaaaattgtagaaaatcaaatttccttctaaatgagctttggatggaaaatttctgatgttccatgtaggatttatggctggtcaaagttcagttgactttctcctatgaaaaccctaatttagaaacttcttgatttgttgatttttgatctttccttgatgaaccatgatcaattcttgatcaaatggtgaatgatacttcaatatgaggaccttgacaaaaaatcaagagttttgactttactttgaccacagttgactttttggttaacctagtcgactgttgatcttctgaacaattgagtgaccaattcctTGGAATGAGTCAGACCCtggttttagagccttgtataggagagtgtgtcttggtttgtatttgtgtaagagaaattgtatgggcaaattttggggtatgacacaaggcatcaaaaacaagtaatttccctagttagttctccgaactacaaaaagctctgacttccattagggatatgtaggcatgaggttcacaaggaatctcagcgagctaataaaaaaccaaaaatagttagtctgtctttcttttaataaaaattcaattccttctcctaacacaaaggataaactttcccaatcaatcagcaacaaacacaaacacatagacacagagaaggttctcgtagagtactacggatatgtagggtgcttaaactcttccctatgtataaccgacctcccggactccagaatttctagtctaggtgaatccccacacttagcaaactcctagggtttatttgagatctttttcccctttcctcctcgtaggataattaaaaagttcgtatGATATCGTAGgtagaactgaaacaaaattcatcccgccccgggcgcattctccttccaaattccgtatcaagggtctagcgtgtcgtcctcccaagtgaaacggggaggtaaaaaaacgacaccacaatggAGAATTATAAGAAATTTTAAGTGATATTTCTTATTGTTCTCCTTATTTTTTGTCTGCAATAGAAGTCATTTATTCCCTCGGTTGGGCTGATAACTGAGGGGAGAAAGTCCCTTAGAGACACACTTTGTTACCATATAacttatgtttatgattttatttcttttaaaatggcgcccctattttatttttaaattaaaatataaatcaacTATTCCCTTGTTTGTTAGTGCCAAACGAGAGGAAAAATAACGATGCCcttaattttattctatttttcaattaaaatataaatcaattaTTCCCTCGATTTTTACAGCCAATAGAGAGGAAAACTTCCAGCAACATTGTTCTCCAAAATCATAATGTTAGCTTTAATTCATTTTTGCATTTCTCATAAACTTTTTGAGCCCTAGCGAACAAAACACCTTCTTCATCTTCTCAACCTAAAatagaagaataagaagaagaaaattctTGCACTAAAAGTTACAACCACCAAAGATACAAAATTAGAAGATGAACACTAGcaaagaaaaattaataaaaacatggAATTCATGTTTCGAAATTTCAAGGAATTTCTAAGGCACAAAAGACAATCTTCAAAGttttataagaaaataagaaaagattctcATTCATTCCCACATGACACTGTTCCGCGAGGGAACCAAAAAAGATCGATGATTGGAGGATGTAGATGACAATTGTAGATTGAGCTTCTAGTGTAGTGGAAAGAGAGTTAACCTGCAAGGTTAACACTCTATTATCCAAGTTAGTATGAGAGTAAGATAAACaattgaattttgaattcaaTTTGTATTTGAGGAATGGCATGTATTCCTTTATATAGTATGGTGGTTATAAAATCTTTCTGATCTTTAGGCGTGGAATACAGAGATTCGTCTGATGGATCTTGCATTTAGATCACCTTTACTCTAGACTAGGATAATATATCTGCTCTGTGAGTAACACGGTGGATCAATGTGTTATATAGGCCATAGTTATTAGGCCTTCTAGCCGGCACAGAACATTTGCAATCTAAGCCTTTGCATCTACTCTATGGTATGAGGAATTTGTTGCATTTGTCCTCTTCTATCGATCGTAGCTCGACTTGATAAAAAATTTAAGATATGGCGTCATTGTCATGGTGAATTCTTTCCTTAAATGTACCTCATGCTTTAGATGTATTTTCACATGCTTTATCATGATGAAATTTGGGAACTAGAGTACTTGAGTGTTTTTATGAGAAAATATGAATCATTGTTagcatttattttctttcttttagtaAGACATTGCACGGTCTTTGTAGAACAATTATACAGTTTCTTGGTTCATTACCTTTGTTCTTTCATCATCTGCATTCCTGCAACATCCCATTTTCCTTAACTAATGGAAGTGGTGCCCGCTAtgtgttaaaattaaaaatggatACTTTTGTCTTGTGGGTAGACCCTATGATTTCAGCAACCGTTTCTATATTTTCTCGTGAAGATAGTCTGGAAAGAGATTTTCTTGAAGTGGGTTTTATTGGGTCATATTGATCCTTGAGGAAGATAAATGGATTTGAGGTGAATATGGAGGGTGCGATATCCCTTTTTATGAGTGCACCTTTTTAATTCTACGTCTCTGATTTCCCTTCAATAGTTTTGAAATAGAAGTTATGGACCACCTAATAATTTCTCCCTCGCAACTGAACCCTGTGAATTGGGCCTATATAAAAGTCTTCCTGTATTAGAGATACTATCGAGGAGCAAagttatttttaacatttttctttcacatttcaagGGTACAAACTAGATCATCAAATTGTGCATAGTGTCAGGGCTTAATTACACTTGAGTAGGTTACCCGTTAATTTGAAGTGTATCATGATAGCGTGAAGCACTTGCAAAGATCAGTTCTTTTTTGTTACTCCCCTCAACAAAGAGGCTCATGCAAAGGTTTGTGCCACAGAGACAAGAACAAAAAGTCTATATACGAGTTTGTTTTACAAGTTTTGGAACCATGGCCACTTTATGATGGGGAATGAATCATATGTTTACAAGGAAAGTGACTTGTCCCAAAAAGAGCTTTACTTGAAGTAACGATTAATTACATTCTTTGAGGAGTTGGTTACGCATGCGGAATTGTCCCTCGAGACGAAGCCTTAAAGAAACACTTGAAATGACTCATTGAAACCCATTTGTTGATGAACACCAACACCAAATAAAAGGGGAAGGTTATCTTTGGTAAGCAACCAGTGCCTTTTTCCTCTTATATAAGTTAGGTTTACCTGAAATATTCTTGACCTTTAGCAATTTCCATATGTTAATTCAATGAACAGTGATGAAATAACTCACTAAATTAAAAGGGGAGTTTGAATTTTCCCGACGATTTCTATACTAAAAAGAATGTTTCTCAACCCACCCCGTGGTTATCTTACACACCATGAAAAATTCCAATTTTGCCCCCAGCTTCCATAGACGCGCATCCGGAAGCaccccatattttgaaaaaatttgattccttccgtagattcatctacggaagcgtaataaactagtgtatatgggaaaaaatacACATTAAAATCTCTTTAGGGaagctttcgtagatgcatctacgaaaaagTTTAGTGCCACATTGCTCCATacatgcatctacggaagtgtctgatatagtttgaaccagaaTGATCACTCCCCCCATTATTTCATTTCTCCAAACTCTTCAAACTCTACACCCTAAAAACCTTACATCATCAATACTTTATTTCACAACACtcaaactttttggtgcaacaaatcaaagggagtaAGAAGAGTCTGAATTTTAGGTAaataatcactttcaatcactACATTGTTCACATTGTCAATGAATTTTTTCTGCAAAAAAGTTGCGTAGCTTCCATAGATCCATCTACAgaacgtgttgaagatgaacactttcgtagatgcatctacggaatagtCCCAGCATTTTTTTACAACATTTTGTAATTATGTgtgattttgacaaaatatgtatggtgcaccccgataatatttcaaaagaattagCTACTTTAGTCGATGTTTGTACGAGTATCGATGGGGTAGTCGCAAATGTGGTAGATGTCGGAGGTGACTTTCTTAGCAAGGAAgactttgatgatcgtgaaagcatgctAACATGGATTCGTAGGAACGCAACTAATCTTGGTTTTGGTGTGGTGATAAGAAGATCGGATAATGGTATGGCAAGAAGAAACCCATTTGTAACAATATTGTGCGAAAGAAGCAGGAAATACCATCCTCCTCtaaagaattttaaaagagaTGACACAGGCATAGTTGTCAAACTTGTGagtagactcgtaaactcgtacgagtttacgagtctgGGAAGCAAAAACGAGTAGACTCGCGTATAGAATCACTTTTTGATAAACTCGAGTAAACTCAGGTAGACTCGCACAAACTCGTATAGACTCGCGAGTCTATGACGAGTTTACGAGTTTATAAGTTTTTTTGGATTttccttttttttgaaaaaaaaaaaccaaaaaaggcCTAAATCCCAAagagaaattattttttaaaaaataaaaacccttattttattgCTTGTATGACAATTAAAGACATCTATCTCCTAGTCTCTTCTTACGATAAAGTTTCTTCTTCCCTTCATCGACGGTGTGGTCGCGTTTGTCCATCTCTAGttatgtttgtgtttattgccGTAAATGAATAATTTGTTATGTAAGTTCTCTCTTATATGTTTCACTTAGATGCATCTCTTGTATGTTCTTTTGTGTTATGTTTTCTTCTATAAGGATGATGCACCAtttcatttcaattaaattcaatgaTCGCTAATCCCCATGTATCAATTTAAACATGACAAAAGTGTTTAGAAgatttattatttacgaaaaaactaatttttatctTCCTGGCAATAATGCATTGCTCATAtgaatttttttcacaaattttactaattaattaattattaataataattataaagaaCACGCATGTAAAGTGTTGTAAGGATGTTTAAAACCATTAGCAAAAtatgtattatatttattttttttgttttatgttgcaTCCAATTAAGAAGAAATTAATACTTTAAGTCTTTAACTACATATTTTGCTATTTTTTATGTTCTATTATTGAGTTTGTTTTGTTAAGAAGTTTGTTAAGGAGTGTGAAATTTAAATTGTGATGTTAATTGGTGTTCTATTATACGTTTGAGGCATATATGAGATATTTCccgatttataaatatatgtgtgTCATATATGTGTCACTTACAGGTTTTTGAAAGTCACTTTAAATTTTCCATAAACTCATACGAGTTTGCGAGTCGAGTCTGCGAGTTGAGTCTATGAATCCTTTACGAGTCTAAGTAGACTCGCGAGTCTGACAACCTTGGACACGGGTACTAGAAAATACAAGTGTCCATTTAAAATCCGTTGTTACATGTTGGCTAGCAAAAAGTGGAGATGCTCTGTTgtttgtggtttgcataaccatgatttgtgCGCAAAATTACAAGGCTATCCGGTGGCATGTCGGCTCAATCCGGTTGAGAAGGCATCTATTAAAGACATGTCCTTCAATTttgtccaaccgaaaaatatacttgccacattgaaaaCAAAGGAACCCGACAACATttcaaatataaggcaagtgtataatcAACGGTACCGCAATAAAAAGGCGAGTAAGGGAGATAGGAGCGTGATGCAACATTTGTTGAAAatgttggatgataacaaatacgTGGTGCGATACAGATATTGCGATGACGAGGTTACGgtccgagatattttttggactcatctggatttcataaagttgttcaacacattCTCGACAATGCTCCTTCTCGATTCTACctataagaccaacaagtatcgacTCCCATTATTAGAGATGGTTGTTGTTACATCCACCAAGAAGACCTTTGCCgttggttttgcttttttggagtgtgaaaaaaagGATAATTTTAGGTGGGCCTTGGAGGTGTGTCGCTCACTTTTGAAAAAACAAGTCGAGATGCCTAAGGTGATTGTTACGGACCGCGACCCCGCTTTGATGAATGTGGTTTcaaaggtatttccttcttccgatgcattactttgtcgatatcacatatCATGTAATGTGAGACGCAAGGTTAAACCCGCTGTGGGGACTAAACAAGTAACCACCGAAGGTGGGAAAGTGGTGAAGCCCAGAGTGATTTAAGAACAACATCCTTTACTCTCAATTGATCGGAAATGTGTCTCGGGCCAGATTGAATTATATATTTCACGAGGCGAATCGAGGTGAAATAATTGGTGGTGATACCGCAAAGTGTGGTTGCACTATTACTATCATGTATGGTCTCCCGTGTGCTTGTACTATTTCTAAAAAAGTGAGATTAGGTGAGCCAATAACAATGAATGAAATCACTCCTCATTGGAagagacttagttttgatgatgatggttgtgtCGAAGAAGATTCGAATATCTCTATTATTTTCGAATTGGAGGCGATACAAGATATTTTTTCGAAGGCCGATGACAACACAAAATTATACATCAAAGAACAATTGCGGAGGATTGGATTTCCCAAAACAATCGACATGAAACTGCCGTCTCAAACCGTTAAGACAAAAGGTGCTCTGAAGAAAAAGAAGTCTACGCCAAATGACAACTCGACAACACGGTCTACTTCATATTATGAGCACGTCGACAAACGCTTACCCGACTCACTTACTCCGAAattgcaaaaatctcaaaagagTTTAAACAAGGGAGCTCGCTTAAGCAAACCTCCTCCGACACCTATTCCACCGCAAGTTCCGCTAGTTTCAACTCCAATTCCAACACCTATTGTTCCAAAAGTTCTGATTTCATCAATTGAAGAGGTACAAATTGCTTCAAAAATTCCATTCATTGACGAGATGCCGATTTTTATGCATAAATACATCGACCGGATCGTCAATGTGGCAGGGGACGGTAATTGCGGATTTCGGGCCGTATCGACTTTGCTTGGTTAGGGAGAGGATGCACATGGGCTTGTCCGTCATGATCTTATCGAAGAGTTGCTGAACCATAAAGACTCGTACACGCGGGTATTTAGAAACGAAACTAAATTTGAATCGGTAAACGAAGCTCTTGTTCCTTGGGGGACGCCTACGTACCGGTTTCGCATTGGATGAGATTCCCGAAAAtgggacatcttattgcatgcgCATATGACATGGTATGCATTGACATGACGCGTTATGGTTTTTCGGAAACCTTTTTTCCGCTCTGCACTGCACCTCCTCCAAATTCAATTGATCATACTATATGTGTTGAATGGCTCGCCAAATCGCGTCATATtgtacaagtttacttgaaactGGGATGCCCCATACCACCTACGTCACCGGAATGGAATCTTCATCATACCGAACTTGCCAAGATGTGGTCAGATGTATTTGTTGATAGGATGCATGAATTCGAAAGATTGAACAATATCGATAAAATGTCGAATGcggaaaagtcaaaattggaaccaCCGATAGATTTAGCCGGCGACAGTTCTTTTCATGTATTTAtctagtttcaaagtgtaatatatgcactctataacattgcaatataatcttttttgtgtttgtgtgtttgtGTCTATTTGTTTCAAATTATTTACGTTTTGTTcctatgtgtgtttgtgtgtttgTATCTAGTTTCTTAAATTTGTTAACAAAACTGCTGCCTACTGCTTTCTGTTCTGCTAAGAGATTAGCAGAGAAACTtcagtagatgcatctacggaagcgtattacaatgaaaattataggtctttagggtgttacattgaaaattataggtctttatagtagatgcatctacggaaaggaGAAACCTATCCCCCTTCCGTGGATATATCTACGGAACGTTCTGTGACAGACATTGTGTGGTCCATAGTCTCCAAAGgcttctataaatttggggtttctagGCTTGCATTACACACAAGcacaaaccctaaacacaaacacaaaaatgtctcgcATTAGGCTAGATGGATGTCACCGAACATCAATGAAGCGTCCCGATCCTGAACCGGAATACTGCATAAGGGATGGATATGTCATTTTCTCCCGCGTTAAACCCCCCATGCCGGTGAAGTTTTGGAATATTCATTCCttcgaccaactcaagaggactatcatgtcttttttagagggggagtacaaaTCCGGAGAAGAAATCAAAAGGATCTAAAGGCTTAGAACAAGGACCTCGTTTGAGACCGGAAAAACGGAACGTTGGTGGGTTGAAGTGAAATTCGATATGGattgcattcaaatgatgcatggattaaatgacattgttttaaccgttgtaatttcttagatttcttagttttcttaattttctgttTGAAATTTCGTTGTAATATtgattaatcaatgaatcaatacAATGTCTTTTATGGTTAAAAATGCTTCTGCTATAGTTTTCTGGGTCTGGGttgattccgtagatgcatctacgggagacttccgtaggtgcatctacggaacagaacaacgttaaacaaaaaaatgggtgctttcggagatgcatttacgGAAGCACGGGGGCAAAATGATCAATTCGGTGGTGCGTGAAAAGGGGAAGGGGTTGGTTGAGAAATTCTCTACTAAAAAACGGACTGAAAGTTCGAAACCGGTAATTTTTCATGATTACATTTTTTTTATGTACTATTTTATTGTGCTTAAATtaagaattaaaaaattaaaactttaaaatCTATTTATAGCATTTGTATATTTACAGTCTAAATAGTTTGGAGATTTTTACTATAATAAATATCATAAGTGTTTAATAAACATGCATAAAATATAATTGCCgtctaataaaaaattattaatttatgttatca is a window from the Vicia villosa cultivar HV-30 ecotype Madison, WI unplaced genomic scaffold, Vvil1.0 ctg.000020F_1_1_3, whole genome shotgun sequence genome containing:
- the LOC131621971 gene encoding uncharacterized protein LOC131621971, whose protein sequence is MGHLIACAYDMVCIDMTRYGFSETFFPLCTAPPPNSIDHTICVEWLAKSRHIVQVYLKLGCPIPPTSPEWNLHHTELAKMWSDVFVDRMHEFERLNNIDKMSNAEKSKLEPPIDLAGDSSFHVFI